A portion of the Flavobacterium magnum genome contains these proteins:
- a CDS encoding citrate synthase — protein MSKTAILELDGQKFEFPVIVGSENEVAIDINKLRDLTGAITMDPGYKNSGSCKSDITFLDGEEGILRYRGYAIEDLADKASFLEVSYLVIFGELPTRAQLEQFEADIRKYSLVNEEMKNIIDGFPKTAHPMGVLSSLTSALTAFNPKVVNVENESEMYEAIVKTMGKFLVLATWTFRKSSGYPLNYYDNTKGYVENFLRLMFELPTGPYTINPIVVDALDKLFILHADHEQNCSTSTVRMVGSSHAGLFASISAGVSALWGPLHGGANQAVLEMLEEIQKNGGDADKYLEKAKDKNDPFRLMGFGHRVYKNFDPRAKIIKKAADEVLATLGVNDPVLQIAKKLEESALVDEYFVSRKLYPNVDFYSGIIYRALGIPTDMFTVLFAIGRLPGWIAQWKEMRENKEPIGRPRQIYTGHPLRDFKPFEQR, from the coding sequence ATGTCAAAAACAGCTATATTAGAATTGGACGGCCAGAAATTTGAGTTTCCGGTCATCGTCGGAAGCGAAAATGAAGTCGCCATCGACATCAACAAATTACGTGATCTCACCGGCGCCATCACGATGGATCCGGGTTATAAAAACTCAGGCTCCTGCAAAAGCGACATCACCTTCCTTGACGGGGAAGAAGGCATACTGCGTTACCGCGGCTACGCCATCGAGGACCTTGCTGACAAAGCCAGCTTCCTCGAAGTGTCTTACCTCGTAATCTTCGGTGAATTGCCAACGAGGGCACAGCTTGAACAGTTTGAAGCCGACATCCGCAAGTATTCGCTTGTCAACGAAGAGATGAAAAACATCATCGACGGCTTTCCGAAAACGGCTCATCCTATGGGCGTTTTGTCGTCACTGACCAGCGCACTGACTGCTTTCAACCCGAAAGTCGTCAACGTCGAGAATGAGTCCGAAATGTATGAAGCCATTGTAAAGACTATGGGGAAATTTCTGGTCCTGGCGACCTGGACCTTCCGCAAGTCATCGGGTTACCCGCTAAACTATTATGACAATACGAAAGGGTACGTGGAGAACTTCCTGCGCCTGATGTTCGAATTGCCTACCGGGCCTTACACCATCAACCCGATTGTGGTTGATGCACTCGATAAGCTGTTCATCCTGCATGCTGACCACGAACAGAATTGTTCTACATCAACGGTAAGGATGGTAGGTTCGTCACACGCCGGTCTGTTCGCATCCATTTCAGCCGGGGTTTCTGCGCTTTGGGGACCACTCCATGGCGGTGCAAACCAGGCCGTTCTCGAAATGCTTGAGGAAATCCAGAAAAACGGCGGCGATGCTGACAAATACCTGGAAAAAGCCAAAGATAAGAATGACCCATTCCGCCTCATGGGCTTTGGCCACAGGGTGTACAAGAATTTCGACCCAAGGGCCAAAATAATTAAGAAAGCAGCCGATGAGGTATTGGCGACGTTAGGGGTCAATGATCCGGTTTTGCAGATTGCCAAGAAGTTAGAGGAATCTGCCCTTGTAGACGAGTATTTCGTATCGAGAAAGCTTTATCCGAATGTGGACTTCTACTCCGGCATCATTTACCGTGCTTTGGGCATCCCAACCGATATGTTTACGGTACTGTTTGCCATCGGAAGGCTTCCGGGCTGGATCGCACAATGGAAGGAAATGCGTGAAAACAAGGAGCCGATCGGAAGGCCAAGGCAGATTTATACCGGGCACCCTTTGAGGGATTTCAAGCCGTTTGAACAAAGATAA
- a CDS encoding DUF7619 domain-containing protein, which yields MKNTMYLLLLTALSANAQLVNVPNVVFKNKLLSSSVNNSVARDSNGNNMKIDANSDGNIQVSEAEAVYQLDLSNASLSNVQGLESFVNLRRLVIYYNNLTGTLDVSMLTHLKVFYCDQNDITSLNVSGLTEMTNLWCSGNLLTTLDVTSLSALIELRAHENNLTAVDLSGCPLLYEVNLGMNNMLTVDFSNNPALYYIYLDRNPNLLSVDISGHTALWEIDIEGKSNQINALTTLNASGCTALVNLRAEYNSLTSLDVSGCTSLQALYITNSQLTTLDVSDCASLTGIIATNNHFETLFLKNGSNESALSFFMDVDDPDFIFNPAIDFICADEGQIASIQAMLNNYGMTNTVVNSYCSFTPGGNYNKITGSLHLDGDADGCDAEDQQFPFIKVKIDDGVSQSATYTLTDGSYKLYTQAGNFTVTPEVENPTFFTVSPANAAVGFPDNNNQSATRDFCITANGIHPDLEIVMAPITPARPGFEAVYEIVYKNKGNQVMSQANGISLQFQDSVLDFVSASQGPSAQAANMLYWDLLNLAPFESRTLLVQFTVNAPTDTPAVNISDLLQFTAAIEPLGLDETASDNTFSYTQTVVGSFDPNNITCLEGSEVFPDSIGNYLHYVVNFENTGTYPAEHIVVKMQIAPEEFDIGSLSVTGTSHPAYLRRKGNIVEVIFEDIQLAAGAHGNITFKLKISGNLVAGNTVSAVADIFFDYNAPITTNTAVTAISSLSVDDSDYDAGITIYPNPTTGRVYIQATSDIVDVEWFDAKGRLLSSSRDRGASSVRDVSHYAAGLYYVRVTSAKGSKIQKMVKN from the coding sequence ATGAAAAACACAATGTACCTGCTGCTGTTGACTGCCCTGTCGGCCAACGCGCAACTTGTAAATGTCCCCAACGTCGTTTTTAAGAACAAGTTGCTGTCGTCATCCGTAAACAACTCGGTAGCCAGGGACAGTAACGGCAACAATATGAAGATTGACGCCAATAGCGATGGCAACATCCAGGTTTCGGAAGCGGAAGCCGTGTATCAGCTTGACTTGAGTAACGCTTCACTGTCTAATGTGCAGGGCCTCGAAAGTTTTGTAAACCTCCGTAGGCTGGTGATTTACTACAACAACCTCACAGGAACCCTTGATGTGTCTATGCTTACCCACCTGAAAGTTTTCTATTGCGACCAAAATGACATTACTTCATTGAATGTGTCAGGGCTTACTGAGATGACCAACCTGTGGTGCAGCGGAAACCTGCTTACCACACTGGATGTGACGTCACTGTCTGCCCTCATCGAGCTGCGCGCGCACGAAAACAACTTAACGGCAGTGGATTTGTCCGGATGTCCTTTGTTGTACGAGGTTAATCTAGGCATGAACAATATGCTTACGGTTGACTTTTCAAATAACCCGGCTTTGTACTATATCTACCTGGATCGCAATCCCAATCTGTTGTCAGTAGATATTTCGGGGCATACCGCCTTGTGGGAAATTGATATAGAAGGGAAGTCGAATCAGATCAATGCGCTAACGACGCTTAACGCTTCAGGCTGCACAGCATTGGTTAACTTAAGGGCAGAATATAACAGCCTGACTTCACTGGATGTTTCCGGATGTACGTCACTGCAGGCCTTGTACATTACCAACAGCCAGTTAACGACACTTGATGTATCTGATTGCGCTTCCCTGACCGGTATCATTGCCACGAACAACCATTTTGAGACCCTGTTCCTCAAAAACGGTAGCAACGAATCGGCATTGTCATTTTTTATGGATGTCGATGATCCTGATTTCATCTTCAATCCTGCCATTGATTTTATTTGTGCCGATGAGGGACAGATTGCCTCCATTCAGGCTATGCTTAATAATTATGGGATGACCAATACGGTAGTTAATTCCTACTGCAGTTTTACTCCTGGTGGGAATTACAACAAGATTACTGGCAGTTTGCATCTTGATGGTGATGCCGACGGTTGTGATGCCGAAGACCAGCAGTTTCCTTTCATAAAAGTCAAAATAGATGATGGCGTTTCTCAGAGTGCAACGTACACGCTCACCGACGGCAGTTACAAATTGTATACACAGGCAGGGAACTTTACCGTGACCCCTGAAGTCGAAAACCCGACATTCTTTACGGTCAGTCCAGCCAATGCTGCAGTAGGATTTCCAGACAATAACAACCAGTCTGCCACCCGTGATTTTTGCATAACGGCGAATGGCATACACCCTGACCTTGAAATCGTTATGGCGCCGATAACGCCCGCGAGACCGGGATTCGAAGCGGTTTATGAAATTGTATATAAGAATAAAGGCAATCAGGTCATGTCGCAGGCCAATGGCATCTCACTGCAGTTTCAAGACAGTGTACTTGATTTCGTATCGGCTTCGCAGGGACCATCTGCACAGGCAGCCAACATGCTGTACTGGGATCTATTGAATCTGGCGCCGTTTGAGTCGCGGACCCTCCTCGTACAGTTTACCGTCAATGCGCCTACTGACACGCCGGCAGTAAATATCAGTGACCTGCTGCAATTCACAGCAGCTATTGAACCGTTGGGTCTCGATGAAACAGCCTCCGACAATACGTTTTCGTATACACAAACCGTGGTGGGTTCGTTTGACCCAAATAACATAACCTGCCTCGAGGGCAGTGAGGTGTTCCCGGATAGTATCGGAAATTACCTGCATTATGTTGTCAATTTTGAAAACACAGGCACTTATCCGGCGGAGCATATCGTTGTGAAAATGCAGATTGCCCCTGAGGAATTTGATATCGGCAGCCTGTCTGTCACAGGCACTTCCCATCCGGCGTATTTGCGCAGGAAGGGCAATATCGTTGAGGTAATTTTTGAAGACATCCAGCTCGCAGCAGGGGCACACGGCAACATCACTTTCAAGTTGAAAATCAGCGGCAATTTGGTTGCAGGCAATACCGTCTCGGCAGTGGCTGACATTTTCTTTGATTATAACGCCCCCATCACGACAAATACTGCCGTTACGGCGATTTCCAGCCTATCCGTGGACGATTCGGATTACGATGCCGGTATCACGATTTATCCCAACCCTACGACTGGTCGGGTTTACATTCAGGCGACAAGTGATATTGTAGACGTAGAATGGTTTGATGCCAAAGGCAGGCTGCTTTCGTCCAGCCGCGACAGGGGAGCGTCATCGGTTAGGGATGTATCACATTATGCCGCCGGGTTGTACTACGTGAGAGTGACTTCGGCAAAAGGCAGCAAAATACAGAAAATGGTTAAGAATTAG